The Brassica napus cultivar Da-Ae chromosome C7, Da-Ae, whole genome shotgun sequence genomic interval ttatattccgctctattataaagtaaatTTATTATAGCTAATCATTGAAGTAAAACCAACTCTATAtgagttaatatattttagtagaaATTATAGAAGAAATTATAAAGCACCACTGGAAATGGTCTAAAGTGATcataagaccatctccaatattacacaaattttttttctatattttattctaaatgGAGTAACTTTATTATTTGGTTTAATGAATAGagtaatgttatttttttacaccaaataataaaattattctatttaGTGTAATAGAAGAAATTTTCTTGTTTCATTGGAAATGCCCCAGAGAATCAATAGATTATTTGCATCAATCTTTGAGATTTCAATGAGGTAAAGAGTCAAAAAGTGTAATGGCACAcaaaaaatctcataggtgGGGAAAAAAAGAGAACtccattaaatatataaactccTACTTAAGTATtttaaacacatatatatacacacacatatgAGAGATAGTCACATCATAAGTCACAActaacaatttatatatatctctctctcttctataAGTTTTAATGGTGATTTAATAGACCCGTAGTTCTCTCAGCCTCTGATCATCATCCGGTTTCTACTCTCAGCAAAACACAAATCAACGATAATATCTCACTCTCTTTACTCATTCTTCTTATTTGGATAAGATTTGCTCTCCCTCATTTTCAGCAGACTCAATCCAAACCCTAACCTCTTTGATTCCCATCgcataatattaattattctcttcaaaaaatcaattataaatattttgaagaaaCACCTTTCTTCACCATCCCTCTTTTATTCTTACTCCACGCTTTAAATGTCAAATGGTTCAATCTGTCCTTTGCCCTTAAATActgtcaccaccaccaccataatTTCTATACTCCAAACACTTCTCGTATTCTCTTAAGAATAactacttaaaatacattacaaATACACACCAAACAAGAGAATAAAAGAGAAACGATTCTTGGTTTAGCTTTCTTGATGGATtggaagaaagagatggaaggtAAACTAGCGAATGACTACTTGTCCTCCAACCACGGCATGATGACGTCACAACGCCGCATCTGCGTCTTCACCGGTCCGGTGATCGTAGGCGCCGGACCGTCGGGACTAGCGACGGCGGCTTGTCTCAGAGAGAAAGGTATAACTTCGGTATTACTCGAGAGATCAAACTGCATAGCGTCACTATGGCAGCTCAAGACATACGACCGCCTTAGTCTCCACCTTCCAAAGCAATTCTGTGAGCTTCCGCTTAAGCCCTTTCCCGCTGACTTCCCAACTTATCCGACAAAACAGCAGTTCATCGAGTACCTCGAGGACTACGCTCGTAGGTTCGATATACGACCGGAGTTTGGTCAGACGGTCGAGTCGGCGGAGTTTGATGAGAAACTCGGGATGTGGCGAGTGAGGAGCGTGGGTAAAGAAGGCATGACGGAGTATGTTTGCCGGTGGTTGGTGGCTGCGACGGGGGAGAATGCAGAGCCGGTTGTCCCTAGGTTTGAGGGGATGGAGAAGTTTGCAGCCACGGGGGTCGTTAAGCACACGAGTCATTATAAGACCGGTGGAGATTTCGCAGGAAAAAGGGTTTTGGTCGTCGGATGTGGAAACTCCGGCATGGAGGTTTGTTTGGATCTATGCAACTTCGGTGCTCAGCCTTCTCTCGTTGTCAGAGACGCTgtgagtattttttttcttcttattttaagaagtttttaaattaattaaatcaacgTTTTCTTATGCGTATCCGATATTAGTTTTTTTGGCTCTTTCATGTTTGGTAGTGTTCTTCAGAAGAATCACATAATTTTTTCGTGTTGATCTTCTGATATTCCTAAGTTATTTTTCAAACTCAAGATATTACCTACTTTCaagttcaaaagaaaaaaaatatattacctACACTTTTCATGATTCTGTGTTTTCCTGATTTTTTCTTGAAATCGATATAAtagattatttgatttttgattgTACAAGATAATATCCCGTAACCCGTTTATGAATATGTTTTAAGTTAAAACGAATTTTAGAGAGAACAAAAATATGTTCCTCAAATACTTGAAAAGGTGAAAAGAACTTTTAAAACACATTAACACTCATCATTCAATCTTAAACATCATTAACTTGAAGATGTTTTTCCAAAAGTTTCTTTAGTCTTCTTATTAATCGAATCCCTTTAACAAGATTTTATCAATAATAATAAGTGTTTCAGAACATCTATTTCGTTTGTACTATTTTCATAAAGAAcccaattatttatatatacaaactaATTGTAGTTTAATcattaatgtttctttaataCTAGCTGGAGATTTCAGAATAATCTTTCGTGCACGCTGTTTAATTTTTGTGTGCTTTTACAGtaacaatttgaaaaaatttatACTTCTTTTGCTTTTCAGTTTGATAATATtcacatttgatttttttattaatctgttTTTTACTTACTGAAAATGTAAAGGATGGTATTCATCCTTAAGATTTTATTCTGTCTTTTTAGGCCCTTGTGACTTCAAGTTCCAACAATTTGTTTATgtagttttttatataaataaagagGTTTACCTAATTTCTGTAATTCggaaatactaaaatatagaaTGAGAACTATAAGAATATAAACTTTATTGGGATTATCACAAGCACGCGCAAACATTCTCACAAAAATCATAGTCTCCaaacattataaaatatagatagaaTATGATTTTCTCTTTTGAGGTTTATAAATCCATAAGTATTTGctaattgtttatttttaactGGTGAAGGTGCACGTCCTACCGCGAGAGATGTTGGGTACTTCAACTTTTGGATTGTCCATGTTGTTACTCAAATGGTTGCCCATCCGACTTGTTGACCGTTTCCTCTTGGTTGTTTCCCGGTTCATCCTCGGGGATACCACCCTGTTAGGTCTTAACCGACCACGGTTAGGTCCATTGGAGCTCAAAAATCTCACCGGCAAAACCCCGGTTCTGGACGTGGGGACGCTTGCCAAGATCAAAACAGGAGATATTAAGGTACCGTATATCtcaatcatatatatttacacTAATAACCGGTTTATTGATTGTGATATTTGATTTGTAATAACAAAAGGTGTGTTCCGGGATAAGAAGGTTAAAACGGCACGAAGTTGAGTTCGATAACGGGAAAAAGGAGAGATTTGATGCCATAATATTGGCAACTGGCTACAAAAGCAACGTACCCTCTTGGCTAAAGGTAGTCAATAATGATAATATAGTTATTTTACATATGTTCACTTTTCTTTAAAACGATCattaaaatctttattaaaattatcctTTCGTaagaatatacaaatatatatttatcaagagGTCGCATTACATCTTTTTCtaacaaacaaataattttgCAGGAGAATAAAATGTTTAGTAAGAAAGATGGATTCCCAATACAAGAGTTTCCGGAGGGATGGAGAGGGGAATGTGGGCTATATGCGGTGGGGTTCACAAAACGTGGGATTTCGGGAGCATCAATGGATGCAAAGAGAATAGCTCAAGATATATACGAGTGTTCAAGAAAATCTGATCAAGCCCATAGACATATCCAAGTGTTCATGTCAAGTAAACCTGATCAAGCGTAAAGTAGATTAATAATAAACGGTTGAGTGATGAAAGGTTTCTGTCAAGAAAAATACATAACTTGAAGACGGGTAGCGATCAAAGAAGAAAATTGATGGTTTGGGTTTCAAGGGGAGGATGGGGGCGTGATGTAAATTAAGACTTATCTCCAGCTGCAATGCAAATTGgggaagaaaaaatgaaaatgaaatttagTGAGAGTGATCGTGGTGGGAATTGATGATCATCTGCCCCAAGAAGAGGAGGggaccctctctctctctctctttgcatGCTTATAACCCACTTTGTAAATCTTTCTATACTTTCTTTCTATGTTTCAGTTTCTTTATTGTAATTTCCTTAGTTAGGTATGCTCTTTGTTTTTCTTAGCTTTTTCGGTTCAATATTTTTGGTAGAGTATTGTCGTGATTGTTTTttgttatatacataatatttgtTTAACTAAAACTCTTGCCTTTTGTAGCTAACATAATAGTAAGTgaattgttaaaaatataaataagaagctttaaaaatgtCCAATTAGAATGTGTCAATGAAACTTCGTTGTCGAAATGATTTCATTCCCTAGTAGAAGTATCATAGATATGGACCACTGTGTTGTACATTCGTCAGAAATTAAGACCTGCACATTTATAATTCTGCTGACCCCTTTTTCCAATTATAGCTAGATGTACGGTCtccacatgatttttttttgtcatattttagAATTAAACTAGCTATAAATCTATCGTAGATCTCATGTCAAAATAGAATGTTCCGTTTAGATTACATCATGGATTTGTTATCTTGGCCGTATTAGTAGGATCTTGcgtataaaatatatttcataaaaatcaGCAAAACAGTTGTGAATCCGTATATTCTACGACGGGAAAATAAACCTACCATGTCAGGTATGATTTGCAGCAAGCGAGGTCAAACAGATAATCAAAATAATTCACTGTCAAGGATATATAGTTGCCCAAGTGATGAATATCAATAACCCAACGTCGTTCAAGTCAGAGACCATAAATTTAAAGCCAACCACGCGTCAGTGGTCGGATGGTACAAGGTGTTCCGCGAATCTCTAAGAAACCAGAATTCAAATTCGCTGCTAATCCAGATAAATACGGGCATGGCCACCGAGATTTTCAAGTTCTCTTTCCGGGGAAGTCACCcactacctttttttttttaatttaaagccAATTAGTATACATTGTAttcattcaaatattttaaaatggaaaaaatatcaGTTGAGGAGAAATTATTATGGTACAGACCCAATTACTTTTTCTGAAAACCCTACGAAGACTGGGATGATACAAAAGTGGAGAAAACAGCTTATAGCTCGGAATAATCCTAGAGTCAAATCCTTATTTTAATAAGACTCTGCATAGTGATTCGGTACCAGTCTAAGTTTTTAATTtgtaactaggttaagatccgcgtcATGAGCggaatcaacattatatatatataaattattttatgtattaaatatttttacatattataaaataataaatatatattaaataattaaaagtcagtaactattaaatatataattattagtgtgaacatataaatcaattttattaatccaaaaaatatttttttatttgataggatattttattaaatttaaatgatactaacatagataatatattttagtatatttttaatattaatgtctattaaatgatgatttctactcatatagttttcttgatcatttatatcttttatagaaaaaatttaaattactgataacaaaattttcattgtgagattaatagttttagtaatttataattttttttaaaaaataagttgtcaatgatatttcaaaacttttatcaaaaaattgtttaaagtaaattttaaaactaaaatattgtattttatatggtttatagtttaatttaaaacgaaacgatatatatatatatatatatacatatatatcaatcttaataattaattaaattagaatttttacttatataatttttgtaatcatttgtattttgtcataacaaaaattttaaaccatggatcataaaatttgaatgtgagacttttaacaattttagtaatttatagccgtttgtaaaaattcaaaatataacatatacataaaaatctaagtttttattatatggttattgtggttgtttaatttatttaatagtttaaaattaaacaaatatgatagaagatacactattttttatcaaatctttattattcaaaatcattaattgacatatatactttagccacattaggctattccgtaaattttatttaaggaaataataaagtacattaatgatgaatttattgttactttaataaaaagcttattatataattagatgaaccaacatatttttaaatgattctaagaatcattctatagtgatgacatgtggctacaaaa includes:
- the LOC111207578 gene encoding indole-3-pyruvate monooxygenase YUCCA6, with amino-acid sequence MDWKKEMEGKLANDYLSSNHGMMTSQRRICVFTGPVIVGAGPSGLATAACLREKGITSVLLERSNCIASLWQLKTYDRLSLHLPKQFCELPLKPFPADFPTYPTKQQFIEYLEDYARRFDIRPEFGQTVESAEFDEKLGMWRVRSVGKEGMTEYVCRWLVAATGENAEPVVPRFEGMEKFAATGVVKHTSHYKTGGDFAGKRVLVVGCGNSGMEVCLDLCNFGAQPSLVVRDAVHVLPREMLGTSTFGLSMLLLKWLPIRLVDRFLLVVSRFILGDTTLLGLNRPRLGPLELKNLTGKTPVLDVGTLAKIKTGDIKVCSGIRRLKRHEVEFDNGKKERFDAIILATGYKSNVPSWLKENKMFSKKDGFPIQEFPEGWRGECGLYAVGFTKRGISGASMDAKRIAQDIYECSRKSDQAHRHIQVFMSSKPDQA